The sequence below is a genomic window from Selenomonas ruminantium subsp. lactilytica TAM6421.
GTCCCACTGTGGAGCTCAAAGAATGGAGCTGCCGGTTGATATTGGTCAGACTGATCTCATCATTGTCCACCAATACCAGATGGCCGACACCGGCTCGTGCCAGTGCCTCCACGGTAAAGGAACCTACGCCTCCTACACCGAACACCGCTACCGTTGCAGCTGCCAGGTGTTTCAAGCCCTGCTGCCCCAGCAACAATTCCGTGCGGGAAAATCTATGTATACTCAAATCGATCGCTATTCCTCTCTTAATGCTTATCCTGATCCAGCCCATCCGCCAACTTAAAGGCAGGAATCGCAAAAGGCTGTGCTGCCTCTGCTTTAGGCTTGCTCATGAAAGACGGCGTATCCAGCTGGAACGTCTCCTTCTGCAAGGTCTCCTGCTTGATGGCGCTTTCCGGTACCTTGACTGTCGGTGCCTTCATGACCACACTGTCGGCAAAGTCCGTGGCAATGATGGTTGCCTGCACTTTCCCCTTCATGCTTTCATCCTGCACCGTGCCCAGAATGATATTGACCTCCGGATCCGTATGCTTGACGATATATTGGGAAGCCTCATCCACATCATAAAGGCTCAGGGTGCTGTCACCTGTCAGATTGAGGATAATGCCCCGGGCACCGGACAGATCCTTGTCCACCAAGGGGCTTTCTGCAGCTATCTTCACAGCATCCACCGCACTGCGGTCACTGACACCGATGCCCAGCAGGGCATCACTGGACTCACTCTGACGGAAGATTGTCGTGACATCGGCGAAATCCACATTGATCACACCGGTAGTGAGGATCAGCTCCGCCACACAGTTGATGGCCTGCTTCAAAATATTATCCGCACATTCAAAGGCCTGTACCAGGGACATGCGGCGATTTTCCGGCAGCTTGGACAGATTATCGTTTTCCACGGCAATCAAGGCATCCATCTGGGACTGCATCATCGTAATGCCATCCTGAGCAGCTTTCTTCTTCCGATTTCCTTCAAAAGAAAAGGGCACTGTCACTACGCCCACGGAAAGAATGCCCATTTCCTTGGCCAGCCGGGCAACAATCGGGGCTGCGCCGGTACCGGTACCACCGCCCATGCCCGCCGTAACAAAGACCATGTCTGCGCCATTCATGGCGGCCTGCAATTTGGCCGTATCATTCTTGGCGGCCTGTTCACCCAGCTGGATATTGCCGCCAGTTCCCCGGCCCCGTGTCAGTACTTCACCGATCTGGATGCAGTTCACGCCGACTTCCGCTACCCGCTGCAATTGTTTGGCATCCGTATTCACAGCATAAAGCTCAATATCCAAATCATTGTGCTGGCCCATGCGCATGAGTACGCTGTTGCCGCCACCGCCCACGCCGAATACTTTTATCTTAACTTTTGGTTTTACAAGTGTATCATCTGTGGTCATGAAGCATTCCCCTCTCTTGGGAACCATTCTGGTTCCTAGGCTCAATCTTATTTACCATTCGTCATAACCAGAGCAGATTCCTGCCCACCTAGTGAAAATTTTACCACATCAGCCATATATATGTAAATAGAAAGAGCAGGGACACCCCCAGGCGCCCCTGCCCCACTCTTTGCCATCCATCCACAGACTCAGCTAAAGAGAGCTACTGCCAAACATGCCAATACAATTTTCAAGCTGTCAAGCTTCACGATACACACTCCTTACCGCGCTTCCAGCAAAATTTTCGCATCTAGCGTAACTATGTAAACCGTTACCATGATTATACACTTGCCCCATAAAAATAGCAATATAATTTGACTTTTTTGCGGATTTCTGCTACGATTATATTGCTTTTACGGAGAGGTGTCCGAGTGGTTTAAGGAGCCGGTCTTGAAAACCGGTGATGTCGCAAGGCACCGTGGGTTCGAATCCCACCCTCTCCGCCATATGGAGTGGTACTCAAGAGGCTGAAGAGGACGGTTTGCTAAATCGTTAGGCTGGGTAACCGGTGCGGAGGTTCGAATCCTCTCCACTCCGCCACTTTGCATTATCGCCTTCCCTAAGGGAAGGCTTTTTTCGTGCCACAAAATAAATCTATTTATGTAAACAGCAAAAAGGCCCCGCATTGCGAGGCCATGGATCTCAATGGAGCTGATTATAGGATTCGAACCTACGACCTGCTCATTACGAATGAGCTGCTCTACCAACTGAGCTAAATCAGCGAAAATATGGAGCTGATTATAGGATTCGAACCTACGACCTGCTCATTACGAATGAGCTGCTCTACCAACTGAGCTAAATCAGCAATTTCATCAGTTCGTGACTGACAAAATATATTATATGCGAAAGCCGGTGCTTCTGTCAATATCTTTTTTTAAAATCTTTTCAGCCCGAACCAGCCGTCCTTGTCGTTCCAGAAAACCTGGGCACGCCAATCCATCCTGCCGCGGCTGTCATAGCTCGTAACGACCAACTGCTGATTCTCAATGGTGGTTTTCAGCTGATGCCATCTATCCGTACGGAACCCCAGATTGGCAAAGCTGTTCCAGGATACGTAGGTAGTCCAGACGCCACTGCTGTGCTTGCCCACCAACCAATAACCACAGCTCTTGCCCTGACGGTCAGCTGCAATCTCATAGAGGCGCATGGCTGGATCTGCCGTCTCAATTGCCCGCACACTGTAGCTTACGCCTGTATAGATGCCATCGAAGCTGTTGAAGGAAAGATAATCCTCCGCACCATCCGCACTCATCAGCCGCAGGACCTTGCCATCAGTGACGAACTTCACCTTGTTGCCCTCCTGGTCGCTGGCCGTCACCGTTTTATCGCCAATGGTCATGGCCTTGCTTACGCCGGTGACATTCATGGCACTAGCCACAGATCCTCCCCCAACCAATGCCGATACCAACAACGCACAGCCTAAAGCCTTTCCCCAACGATTCATAATCCAAACACCCTTTCTCCAATTGACTACTTGTAATAATTCTGCATGCCAGCCTGAAATCCTGCTATCTGTCCAGAAAATTTCTCTTCCCGCAGCCACCGTGGCACAAAAAAGGACTCACAATCCTTTTGAAAAGAATTGTGAGTCCTTTGGCCATCATGCCAGCAGGCAATCAAGCTTTAATTATTTGCTCATAGCTTCCTGTACAGCAACAGCTACAGCAACGGTCATACCAACCATCGGGTTGTTACCAGCGCCGATGAGGCCCATCATGTCAACGTGAGCCGGAACGGAGGAAGAACCTGCGAACTGAGCATCACCATGCATACGGCCCATGGTATCAGTCATACCATAGGAAGCCGGGCCAGCGGCCATGTTGTCCGGATGGAGCGTACGGCCCGTACCGCCGCCGGAAGCAACGGAGAAGTACTTCTTGCCGTTTTCGATGCAGTCTTTCTTGTAGCAGCCTGCAACCGGATGCTGGAAGCGGGTCGGGTTGGTGGAGTTACCAGTGATGGAGATATCAACCTTCTCAAGCTTCATGATAGCAACGCCTTCCTGTACGGATTCAGCGCCGTAGCAGCGAACCTTGGAACGGAGGCCATCGCTGTAAGCGATCTCGTTCACAACGTTAACTTTGTCAGCCTTGAAGTCGTATTCCGTTTCCACGAAAGTGAAACCGTTGATACGGCTGATGATCTGAGCAGCGTCTTTGCCGAGGCCGTTCAGGATAACGCGCAGGGGGTTCTTACGAACCTTGTTAGCCGTCTGAGCGATACCGATAGCACCTTCAGCAGCTGCGAAGGATTCGTGACCAGCCAGGAATGCGAAGCAGCCAGCTTCTTCGGACAGAAGCATAGCGCCGAGGTTACCATGGCCCAGACCTACTTTACGATGGTCAGCAACGGAACCCGGTACGCAGAAAGCCTGGAGGCCTTCGCCGATAGCTTTGGCAGCATCAGCAGCAGCCGTGCAGCCCTTCTTGATAGCGATAGCAGCGCCGAGGGTATAAGCCCATTTTGCATTCTCGAATGCGATCGGCTGCAGGTCGCCTACGATGTCGTAAGCTTTTACGCCCTTTTCATCGCAGATGGTCTTTGCTTCTTCAATGGAAGCAATACCATACTTTTTGCAAACTTCATTAATCTGGTCAATACGGCGTTCGTAGCCTTCGAATAATGACATTCTATTCATTCCTCTCTTTTACTTACAGAAATATCGCGGAAAGTGTTTCTTATTCTTCACGCGGATCGATCGTCTTGACAGCGTCAGCGAAACGGCCCTTGGTGCTGGTGTTGGCTTTGATAGCTTCGTTAGCATCTTTGCCAGCACGTACAGCTTCCATAACCTTGCCCAGCTGAACAACTTCGTAACCGATTACGCGGTTTTCTTTGTCCAGGCCGAGTTTCGTTACATAGCCTTCTGCAAGTTCGAGGTAACGGGGACCCTTCTTGAGGGTGCTGTACAGCGTACCCGTCTGGCTGCGGAGACCTTTACCCAGGTCATCAAGGCCAGCGCCGATGGGCAGACCGTCATCGGAGAATGCAGTCTGAGAACGACCGTAAGCAATCTGCAGGAAGAGTTCGCGCATAGCGGTGTTGATGGCATCGCATACGAGGTCAGTGTTCAGAGCTTCGAGAACCGTCAGGCCCGGCAGGATTTCTGCTGCCATAGCTGCGGAATGAGTCATACCGGAGCAGCCGATGGTTTCAACGAGAGCTTCCTGGATGATGCCTTCCTTGACGTTCAGGGTCAGCTTGCAGGCACCCTGCTGAGGTGCGCACCAGCCGATACCGTGAGTCAGGCCGCTGATGTCCTGCACGTTCTTGGATTTTACCCATTTGCCTTCTTCAGGAATGGGAGCAGCACCATGGTGTACTTCCTGGGCTACGCATGCCATGTCTTCCACTTTTTGTGAATAAGCAATCATTGTTCGTATTCCTCTCTTTTTCTAAAATATAATACTTGAGGATCTTCCTCGGGCAAGGGGCTAGCATAGGCAGGCGGATGCCTGCCCTCCTTGCTCAAGGGAGACTGCCTCTATCCGCTGATTAAAGTTCCACCAGATTCTTGCCCGTCATTTCAGCCGGGATCTCCACGCCTGCCAGCGTCAGGAGAGTCGGGGCGATATCGCAGAGGGCACCATCCTGTACGGATTTCACGCGGTCAGATACCACGATGAAGGGTACGGGGTTGGTGGTGTGCTTGGTGAAGGGCTGGTCGTTTTCATAGTCCATCATCTTGTCGGCATTGCCGTGGTCAGCAGTGATGCAGACCTCGCCGCCAACTTCGCGGATGGCATCCACAAAACGGCCTACGCAAGTGTCCACGGTTTCCACAGCCTTGATAACAGCCGGGAATACGCCCGTGTGGCCAACCATGTCGCAGTTTGCATAGTTGAGGATGATGAAGTCGTATTTGCCGGATTTGATGGCCTCTACAACTTTATCCGTAACTTCCACAGCGCTCATTTCCGGCTGGAGGTCGTAAGTAGCAACCTTCGGGGACGGAACGAGGATGCGATCTTCACCCTTGTAGGGTTCTTCCACGCCGCCGTTGAAGAAGAACGTAACATGTGCGTACTTCTCGGTTTCGGCAATGCGCAGCTGCGTCATGCCCTTGTTCTGGATGATCTCACCCAGCGTGTTGTTGATGGATTCAGGCGGGAAAGCTACGAGAGCGTTCATGCCGTCTTCATACTGGGAGAACGTAGCGAAGGGAACCTTGAGGTTCTCATCGCGTTCGAAGCCGTCAAAGGTCTCATCCACGAAGGAGTGAGTCAGCTGACGGGCACGGTCCGGACGGAAGTTGAAGAAGATGGCGCCGTCGCCGTTCTTCATGCCTTCATAGCCCTTGACCACGAAAGGAACAACGAATTCATCGTTGACTTCATTGTCATAGCTTGCCTTGAGGCCGGCTACAGCGCTGTCAGCGCTGACGCCTTCGGCATGAGCGATAGCTTCATAAGCCTTGACCACGCGTTCCCAACGGTTGTCGCGGTCCATAGCATAGTAACGGCCGCTGACAGTTGCGATGCAGCCTACGCCGATCTCTTTGCACTTGGCTTCGAGTTCTTCGAGATAAGGCTGAGCACTCTGGGGCGGCACATCACGGCCATCGAGGAATGCATGCACATACACTTCCTTGATGTCGTTTTTCTTGGCCATTTCCAGCAGAGCATAGAGGTGATCCTGATGGCTGTGTACGCCACCCGGAGAAACGAGGCCCATCAGATGCAGGGCACCGTTCTGCTCTTTCACACCGTTCACGATGGACATCAGCGCTTCGTTCTTGAAGAAGTCGCCATTCTTGATGTCGCGGGTGATGCGGGTCAGCTGCTGATAGATGATGCGGCCGACACCGATGTTGGTATGACCAACTTCGGAGTTGCCCATCTGACCGTCAGGCAGGCCGACGTATTCGCCGGAAGCCTGCAGCTGGCTGGTCTTATAGTTTGCAAGAAGTCCGTCGAGTACCGGCGTGTTGGCTACCTGTACAGCGTTGTTCTTGTCGGTTTTGTCACCGAGGCCGCAGCCATCCATGATGATGAGGGCCACAGGTGCATTTTTAAGAGTTGCCATGTTTTTTATATGCTCCTTCTAAGAAACACAGATTAGAAGTTTACGATAGCGCTGAAATCTTCAGCCTTCAGGGAAGCACCGCCTACGAGAGCGCCG
It includes:
- the ftsZ gene encoding cell division protein FtsZ, coding for MTTDDTLVKPKVKIKVFGVGGGGNSVLMRMGQHNDLDIELYAVNTDAKQLQRVAEVGVNCIQIGEVLTRGRGTGGNIQLGEQAAKNDTAKLQAAMNGADMVFVTAGMGGGTGTGAAPIVARLAKEMGILSVGVVTVPFSFEGNRKKKAAQDGITMMQSQMDALIAVENDNLSKLPENRRMSLVQAFECADNILKQAINCVAELILTTGVINVDFADVTTIFRQSESSDALLGIGVSDRSAVDAVKIAAESPLVDKDLSGARGIILNLTGDSTLSLYDVDEASQYIVKHTDPEVNIILGTVQDESMKGKVQATIIATDFADSVVMKAPTVKVPESAIKQETLQKETFQLDTPSFMSKPKAEAAQPFAIPAFKLADGLDQDKH
- a CDS encoding iron-sulfur cluster assembly scaffold protein, producing MAYSQKVEDMACVAQEVHHGAAPIPEEGKWVKSKNVQDISGLTHGIGWCAPQQGACKLTLNVKEGIIQEALVETIGCSGMTHSAAMAAEILPGLTVLEALNTDLVCDAINTAMRELFLQIAYGRSQTAFSDDGLPIGAGLDDLGKGLRSQTGTLYSTLKKGPRYLELAEGYVTKLGLDKENRVIGYEVVQLGKVMEAVRAGKDANEAIKANTSTKGRFADAVKTIDPREE
- a CDS encoding GGGtGRT protein, which encodes MSLFEGYERRIDQINEVCKKYGIASIEEAKTICDEKGVKAYDIVGDLQPIAFENAKWAYTLGAAIAIKKGCTAAADAAKAIGEGLQAFCVPGSVADHRKVGLGHGNLGAMLLSEEAGCFAFLAGHESFAAAEGAIGIAQTANKVRKNPLRVILNGLGKDAAQIISRINGFTFVETEYDFKADKVNVVNEIAYSDGLRSKVRCYGAESVQEGVAIMKLEKVDISITGNSTNPTRFQHPVAGCYKKDCIENGKKYFSVASGGGTGRTLHPDNMAAGPASYGMTDTMGRMHGDAQFAGSSSVPAHVDMMGLIGAGNNPMVGMTVAVAVAVQEAMSK
- the gpmI gene encoding 2,3-bisphosphoglycerate-independent phosphoglycerate mutase; amino-acid sequence: MATLKNAPVALIIMDGCGLGDKTDKNNAVQVANTPVLDGLLANYKTSQLQASGEYVGLPDGQMGNSEVGHTNIGVGRIIYQQLTRITRDIKNGDFFKNEALMSIVNGVKEQNGALHLMGLVSPGGVHSHQDHLYALLEMAKKNDIKEVYVHAFLDGRDVPPQSAQPYLEELEAKCKEIGVGCIATVSGRYYAMDRDNRWERVVKAYEAIAHAEGVSADSAVAGLKASYDNEVNDEFVVPFVVKGYEGMKNGDGAIFFNFRPDRARQLTHSFVDETFDGFERDENLKVPFATFSQYEDGMNALVAFPPESINNTLGEIIQNKGMTQLRIAETEKYAHVTFFFNGGVEEPYKGEDRILVPSPKVATYDLQPEMSAVEVTDKVVEAIKSGKYDFIILNYANCDMVGHTGVFPAVIKAVETVDTCVGRFVDAIREVGGEVCITADHGNADKMMDYENDQPFTKHTTNPVPFIVVSDRVKSVQDGALCDIAPTLLTLAGVEIPAEMTGKNLVEL